The Apium graveolens cultivar Ventura chromosome 6, ASM990537v1, whole genome shotgun sequence genome contains a region encoding:
- the LOC141664582 gene encoding uncharacterized protein LOC141664582: MVTRRGIDGRVAALNKFISQSSNRCKLFYDILRKNKGFEWTSRHEAVLDDLKTYLTTPPLLSKPSQGEDLYVYLSTTDHALSVVLVKEHEGVQSPIYYVSKSLVDAEIRYTSLEKLVLALAMTFTKLRHYFESHQTYVLTNFPLRAVLSKPKLTGRMAKWAIQLSIYDIVYDTRTVIKSQALAEFVANFSLGLVLKSPQGDIIAFSICCDFKSTNNEAEYEVLNLGLTTSNDMKVLREGNVQADALAGLGAVFKGLNLNNIPVLHIMRHAVKRLAHEVDVLVLKPQDNNGDEVMDNWIQDYLADMVLRDAHEEECGNHTNGRNLSLKILPLGYYRPTLRQDALEYMKKYDACQRHAPVIHQPSEHLNMWLFMK, encoded by the exons ATGGTGACAAGAAGGGGAATTGACGGGAGAGTTGCAGCCCTGAATAAATTTATTTCTCAATCTTCAAACAGGTGCAAACTTTTCTATGACATCTTGAGAAAGAACAAAGGGTTTGAGTGGACGAGTAGACATGAAGCTGTGCTCGATGACTTGAAGACTTACCTTACCACTCCTCCACTCTTATCCAAACCATCTCAAGGTGAAGATCTTTATGTTTACCTGTCTACCACTGATCATGCTTTGAGTGTAGTACTTGTCAAGGAGCATGAAGGCGTCCAATCGCCTATTTACTATGTCAGCAAAAGCCTAGTGGATGCGGAGATAAGGTACACATCTCTTGAAAAACTAGTACTTGCATTGGCCATGACTTTTACAAAGTTAAGACATTATTTCGAGTCTCATCAAACATATGTCTTGACAAATTTTCCTTTGAGGGCTGTTTTGAGTAAGCCCAAATTGACGGGAAGGATGGCTAAATGGGCCATCCAGCTAAGCATATATGACATCGTATATGACactagaactgtcataaaatcGCAAGCTTTAGCTGAATTTGTGGCTAATTTCA GCTTGGGGCTTGTACTAAAATCTCCACAGGGGGATATAATAGCATTTTCAATATGCTGTGATTTCAAATCTACTAATAACGAGGCTGAGTACGAAGTATTAAATTTGGGATTGACGACTTCCAACGATATGAAG GTACTAAGGGAGGGCAATGTTCAAGCTGATGCACTAGCTGGGCTTGGGGCTGTTTTCAAAGGCCTTAATTTGAACAACATCCCAGTTTTACATATCATGAGGCATGCCGTCAAAAGGTTAGCACATGAAGTAGACGTGTTGGTCCTTAAACCACAAGATAACAATGGAGATGAAGTTATGGACAATTGGATTCAA GACTACTTGGCTGACATGGTTTTGAGGGATGCACATGAAGAAGAATGTGGAAATCACACCAATGGGAGAAACCTCTCATTAAAGATATTACCCTTGGGTTATTATAGGCCAACATTAAGGCAAGACGCCTTGGAGTACATGAAAAAATATGACGCTTGTCAAAGACATGCTCCCGTGATACATCAACCATCTGAGCACCTGAACATGTGGCTCTTCATGAAATAG